One Candidatus Sericytochromatia bacterium genomic window, AGGCCGAAACGCAGCAGCAACACCTGGCGCTCGCGATGAGACAGCGTGTTCAACACGTCGAGAATGTCTTCGCGCAGCAGGCTGCGCGCCACGCCGTCGACCGGGGCCGGGGCGCTTTCGTCCTCGATGAACTCGCCGAGGCGAGCGTCATCTTCCTTGCCCACCGGGGTGTCGAGCGAGGCCGGCTCGCCCGGCAATTCGAGAATTTCCTGCACCTTGGCCAAGGTGACCCCCATCTCCAGGGCCACCTCGTCGCCCGTGGGCGTCCGCCCCAGGCGCTGGATCAGGTCACGGTGAGTGCGCTTGAAGCGATTGACCGCTTCGAGCATGTGCACGGGGATGCGAATCGTGCGGCCCTGGTCGGCGATCGCCCGGGTCATGGCCTGACGGATCCACCAGGTGGCATAGGTCGAGAACTTGAAGCCCTTCTTGTAGTCGAACTTCTCGACGGCCTTCATGAGGCCCAGGTTGCCTTCCTGGATCAGGTCAAGCATGGTCAGGCCCCGGCCCGCGTACTTCTTGGCAATCGAGACGACCAGGCGCAGGTTGGCCTCGGTCAGCTTCTTGCGGGCGCGATCCGCTCCGGGACCGCCCTCGGCGATGCGCCGGGCCAGGTCGGCCTCTTCCTTGCCGTTCAACAGCGGGATGCGGCCGATGCGGCGCAGATAGAGCCGCACGGAATCGGCCGTGGTGCCACTGGCCGCCAGCTTGGCCGCTTCACTGGCCACCTCGTTGGCCACTTCATCGGCATCGAAGGACTCCGCCTCGAGTTCCCCGGCGGAGGACTCGAGTTCTTCCAGTTCGTCGGCTGGAACGACCTCCTCCAGGCTGGTGGTGTTGCCTTCGAGGTGATCCAGG contains:
- the rpoD gene encoding RNA polymerase sigma factor RpoD, with amino-acid sequence MEELESSAGELEAESFDADEVANEVASEAAKLAASGTTADSVRLYLRRIGRIPLLNGKEEADLARRIAEGGPGADRARKKLTEANLRLVVSIAKKYAGRGLTMLDLIQEGNLGLMKAVEKFDYKKGFKFSTYATWWIRQAMTRAIADQGRTIRIPVHMLEAVNRFKRTHRDLIQRLGRTPTGDEVALEMGVTLAKVQEILELPGEPASLDTPVGKEDDARLGEFIEDESAPAPVDGVARSLLREDILDVLNTLSHRERQVLLLRFGLEDGQERTLEQVGQCFGVTRERIRQLEAKALRKLRHPSRHKWLKDYTA